One region of Pseudomonas sp. ABC1 genomic DNA includes:
- the bamA gene encoding outer membrane protein assembly factor BamA, producing the protein MKRLLLPAVISALMIAEVHAESFTISDIRVNGLQRVSAGSVFGALPLNVGDAVDDSRLVDATRALFRTGFFQDIQLGRESDVLVVSVVERPSISAIEIEGNKAIKTEDLLSGLQQSGLAEGEIFQRATLEGVRNELQRQYVGQGRYSASIETEVVAQPRNRVALKIKINEGSVAAIKHINVVGNSVFSDEDLADLFELKTTNWLSFFRNDDKYAREKLSGDLERLRSYYLDRGYINMDITSTQVSITPDKKNVYVTVNIDEGQRYTLREVKLSGDLKVPEEEITSLLLAKEGQVFSRKVMTTTSELITRRLGNEGYTFANVNGIPEPHDEDNTVSLTFVVDPGRRAYVNRINFRGNTKTEDEVLRREMRQMEGGWASTYLIDQSKVRLERLGFFKEVNVETPQVPGSDDQVDVNYTVEEQPSGSIMASIGFAQSAGLILGGSISQNNFLGTGNRVTLGLTRSEYQQRYNFGFVDPYWTEDGVSLGYNAFYRTTDYDKLDYDVSSYSVDSLGGGVNIGYPISETARLSFGLTVQQDSLDTGRYTVDEIVKFMDEEGDNFLNFKASVGWSESTLNRGVLATRGHSQSLVLESTIPGSDLSFFKLDYNGQLFVPLSQSYTLRMHTQLGYGDSYGSTSRLPFYEHYYAGGFNSVRGFEDSSLGPRSTPSIARDANGNVIPSTTANPYPVGADGRYTDPDQDPLPFGGNVLVQGGMEVLFPLPFVKDQRSLRTSLFWDVGNVFDTNCPTGARNCRDIDIGDLASSVGVGLTWITAMGPLSFSLAMPVKKPDDADTQIFQFSLGQTF; encoded by the coding sequence ATGAAACGTCTGCTGCTACCTGCGGTTATTTCCGCGTTGATGATTGCCGAAGTTCACGCCGAGTCCTTCACCATCTCCGATATTCGTGTAAACGGCTTGCAGCGGGTTTCCGCAGGCAGCGTATTCGGCGCCTTGCCGCTGAACGTGGGCGATGCCGTCGATGATTCGCGCCTGGTCGATGCGACCCGCGCGTTGTTCCGTACGGGGTTCTTCCAGGATATCCAGCTCGGCCGCGAGAGCGATGTGCTGGTCGTCAGTGTTGTCGAGCGTCCGTCCATTTCCGCCATCGAGATCGAAGGCAACAAGGCGATCAAGACCGAAGACCTGTTGTCCGGCCTGCAACAGTCCGGGCTGGCAGAAGGTGAGATTTTCCAGCGCGCGACCCTCGAGGGTGTGCGCAACGAGTTGCAACGCCAGTACGTCGGCCAGGGCCGCTACTCGGCCAGCATCGAAACGGAAGTGGTGGCTCAGCCCCGTAACCGCGTCGCGCTGAAGATCAAGATCAACGAAGGTTCGGTCGCTGCCATCAAGCACATCAACGTGGTGGGCAACTCGGTATTTTCCGACGAAGACCTGGCCGACCTGTTCGAACTGAAAACCACCAACTGGTTGTCGTTCTTCCGCAACGACGACAAGTATGCGCGCGAGAAACTCTCGGGTGACCTGGAGCGCCTGCGTTCCTACTACCTGGATCGCGGTTACATCAACATGGATATCACCTCGACCCAGGTGTCGATCACGCCGGACAAGAAGAATGTCTACGTGACGGTGAATATCGATGAAGGACAACGCTACACCCTGCGTGAGGTCAAGCTCAGCGGCGACCTGAAGGTGCCGGAAGAAGAGATCACGTCCCTGCTGCTGGCCAAGGAAGGGCAGGTGTTCTCCCGCAAGGTGATGACCACCACCTCCGAGCTGATCACGCGCCGCCTCGGTAACGAGGGCTATACCTTCGCCAACGTCAACGGCATTCCCGAGCCGCACGACGAAGACAACACGGTTTCCCTGACATTCGTCGTCGATCCGGGGCGTCGTGCCTACGTCAATCGCATCAACTTCCGTGGCAACACCAAGACCGAAGACGAAGTGCTGCGCCGCGAAATGCGCCAGATGGAAGGCGGCTGGGCTTCGACCTATCTGATCGACCAGTCCAAGGTGCGCCTGGAGCGGCTGGGCTTCTTCAAGGAAGTGAATGTCGAAACGCCGCAGGTCCCCGGCTCGGATGACCAGGTCGACGTCAACTACACCGTCGAAGAGCAGCCGTCGGGCTCGATCATGGCCAGTATCGGCTTTGCCCAGAGTGCCGGCCTGATCCTCGGTGGTTCGATCAGCCAGAACAACTTCCTGGGTACCGGTAACCGCGTGACCCTCGGCCTGACGCGCAGCGAATACCAACAGCGCTACAACTTCGGCTTCGTCGACCCCTACTGGACCGAAGACGGTGTGAGCCTGGGCTACAACGCGTTCTACCGCACCACCGACTACGACAAGCTCGACTATGACGTTTCCAGCTACTCGGTCGACAGCCTGGGTGGTGGCGTCAATATCGGCTATCCGATCAGCGAGACGGCCCGCCTGTCGTTCGGCCTGACCGTGCAGCAGGACAGCCTCGACACCGGTCGCTACACCGTGGACGAGATCGTCAAGTTCATGGACGAAGAGGGCGACAACTTCCTGAACTTCAAGGCCTCCGTAGGCTGGTCCGAGTCGACCCTGAACCGTGGTGTACTGGCGACCCGTGGTCACTCGCAGAGCCTGGTACTCGAGTCCACCATCCCTGGTAGCGACCTGTCGTTCTTCAAGCTCGACTATAACGGCCAGCTGTTCGTGCCGCTGAGCCAGAGCTACACCCTGCGCATGCACACCCAGTTGGGCTATGGCGACAGCTATGGTTCGACGTCGCGCCTGCCGTTCTACGAGCATTACTATGCCGGTGGTTTCAACTCCGTGCGTGGCTTCGAAGACAGCAGCCTCGGCCCGCGCAGTACGCCGAGTATCGCCCGCGACGCCAATGGCAACGTGATCCCCTCGACCACCGCCAATCCTTACCCGGTCGGCGCCGATGGCCGTTATACCGACCCGGACCAGGACCCGCTGCCCTTCGGTGGCAACGTGCTGGTGCAGGGCGGCATGGAAGTACTGTTCCCGCTGCCTTTCGTGAAGGACCAGCGCTCTCTGCGTACGTCGTTGTTCTGGGATGTGGGTAACGTGTTCGACACCAACTGCCCGACAGGCGCCAGGAACTGCCGCGATATCGACATTGGCGATCTGGCGAGTTCGGTGGGTGTGGGGCTGACCTGGATCACCGCGATGGGGCCGTTGAGTTTCAGCCTGGCGATGCCGGTCAAGAAACCGGATGACGCCGATACCCAGATCTTCCAGTTCTCCCTCGGGCAAACCTTTTAA
- a CDS encoding OmpH family outer membrane protein: MRKLTQLFIVAAALMASPAFAEMKVAVLDYQMALLESDAAKRYSVDAEKKFGPQLNKLKTLESDAKKIQDRLIKDGEKMQQAERERLELEFKQKARDFQFQSKELNESKAVADRDMLQQLKPKLDKAVEEVIKGGNYDLVLERGAVVDVKPQLDITRKVIERMNQLR; the protein is encoded by the coding sequence GTGCGTAAGTTGACTCAGCTGTTTATCGTCGCCGCTGCCTTGATGGCTTCTCCGGCTTTCGCCGAGATGAAAGTCGCGGTACTGGACTATCAGATGGCGCTGCTGGAATCCGACGCGGCCAAGCGTTACTCGGTGGATGCCGAGAAGAAGTTCGGCCCCCAGTTGAACAAGCTGAAGACCCTTGAGAGCGACGCCAAGAAAATCCAGGATCGCCTGATCAAGGATGGCGAGAAGATGCAGCAGGCCGAACGCGAGCGCCTGGAGCTCGAGTTCAAGCAGAAAGCCCGTGACTTCCAGTTCCAGTCCAAGGAACTCAACGAGTCCAAGGCCGTTGCAGACCGCGATATGCTGCAACAGCTCAAGCCGAAACTGGACAAGGCTGTTGAAGAAGTGATCAAGGGCGGGAACTACGACCTGGTACTCGAGCGCGGTGCGGTTGTTGATGTCAAACCTCAGTTAGATATCACTCGCAAGGTCATCGAGCGCATGAATCAGCTGCGCTGA